One genomic region from Ammospiza caudacuta isolate bAmmCau1 chromosome 1, bAmmCau1.pri, whole genome shotgun sequence encodes:
- the CDH17 gene encoding cadherin-17 — MLKQCGLQFLLLIHSAMWLGLEGLSVTGPLKDMDFSVQEGGGPRILHQFKLEPPAVSFRTSGEKAGIIDIEPRTGILYINGSLDWETQQVHKLQVESLDENGERVKGPYAVTIHVEDINDNPPEFNQTKYYGVVRQNSRPGKPFMYVHATDRDDPTTLHAQLSYSILHHFPNPYEEMLFQIDNATGAISPSRKGSSYLDPQKQDNFILVVSVRDMAGTTANAFTSSVDVSITVKESLWKAPPTIYIKENSTQVHPVNISKVQSNEPDVIYGIFEKEKLPRLPFSISENGDIYVTQPLDREEKDAYTFYVVSKDNTGELVEKPLQIHIIVEDINDNPPVCQQELTIIEVQENENGGSNIGTVFATDMDEEDSLNSRLHFQIQSQEPEFPTNNLFYIQQDTGTLLLAGRSLSKRESAKYFLKVLVTDPQFETICNVEVHVIDINDQIPIFNNSDYGSVTLAEDIPIGSLILEIEATDGDEPATGSSLIIYQVKEGDPNNTFIIETDSETNRGFIRINKALDFETMPVYNLVINATNPEPLVEGVKYNSSSLTKLKVSVTNVDEPPAFRTPFYETEVSEDIPVNTLVMTVEAYDPEGDSVRYSLEGDARKWLRIDSATGQVYTALPLDRETEEIYRIEVVASELNNAAQKSKALLTLHLRDVNDNYPQIATDYPAFFCYPVSGGERTLIQATDADEQFFYSKFTFSLADDMNARNNWGISKFNATHAYLSLKHANFEEKVYDVPIILNDNGKPPLENKVNLKVSICKCSSENSCFIDIDRQHSWPTAGQAIGILLAVLIIIGAILAGVFFHMRYKEKKEKSNPKDAKDNAELNRLT, encoded by the exons ATGCTTAAGCAGTGTGGACTTCAGTTTCTGCTTCTCATTCACTCG GCCATGTGGCTTGGTCTGGAGGGCCTGAGTGTAACTGGGCCTCTGAAGGACATGGACTTCTCTGTGCAGGAAGGAGGAGGTCCACGCATCCTTCACCAG TTCAAACTTGAGCCACCTGCTGTGAGTTTCAGAACATCTGGTGAAAAAGCTGGAATTATTGACATTGAGCCGAGGACAGGCATCCTGTATATCAATGGGTCTCTGGACTGGGAGACCCAACAAGTGCACAAGCTGCAG GTGGAAAGTCTGGATGAGAATGGAGAGAGAGTTAAAGGTCCATATGCTGTTACAATACATGTGGAGGATATCAATGACAACCCCCCAGAATTTAACCAGACAAAGTACTATGGAGTAGTGAGGCAGAACTCTCGTCCAG GCAAGCCCTTCATGTATGTCCATGCCACTGACCGTGATGATCCTACAACTCTCCATGCACAGCTGTCTTACAGCATTCTCCATCATTTTCCCAACCCTTATGAAGAAATGCTTTTCCAGATTGATAATGCAACCGGAGCAATCTCACCAAGCAGGAAAG GCTCTTCTTACTTGGATCCTCAAAAGCAGGACAACTTCATACTTGTTGTCTCTGtgagggacatggcagggacaaCAGCGAATGCTTTCACCAGCAGTGTTGATGTGAGCATCACTGTGAAGGAGAGCCTGTGGAAAGCTCCCCCCACCATCTACATCAAAGAAAACTCAACCCAGGTCCACCCTGTCAACATCAGCAAG gtgCAGTCAAATGAACCAGATGTAATTTATGgcatttttgaaaaagaaaagctgccaaGGCTTCCATTTTCCATCAGTGAGAATGGGGATATTTATGTGACCCAACCATTGGACAGGGAAGAAAAGGATGCT TATACATTCTATGTGGTGTCAAAAGATAACACAGGAGAACTGGTGGAGAAGCCTTTGCAAATTCACATTATTGTGGAAGACATCAATGACAATCCCCCTGTGTGTCAGCAGGAGCTCACCATAATTGAAgttcaagaaaatgaaaatggag GGAGTAATATCGGCACCGTGTTTGCTACGGACATGGATGAGGAGGACAGCCTTAACTCTCGTCTGCATTTCCAAATCCAAAGTCAGGAACCTGAATTCCCCACAAATAATCTCTTCTATATTCAGCAAGACACCGGGACTTTGCTATTAGCTGGCCGTTCCTTAAGCAAGCGTGAATCAGCCAAGTATTTCTTGAAGGTCCTGGTGACAGATCCTC AATTCGAAACAATCTGTAATGTGGAAGTACATGTCATCGACATCAATGATCAAATTCCCATCTTTAACAATTCAGAT TATGGCAGTGTGACTCTGGCAGAAGATATCCCAATAGGAAGTCTGATATTAGAAATTGAAGCAACTGATGGAGATGAGCCTGCCACAGGGAGTTCCCTCATCATTTACCAAGTGAAGGAAGGTGATCCAAACAACACGTTCATCATAGAGACAGACTCGGAAACAAACCGAGGGTTCATCAGGATTAACAAG GCTCTTGATTTTGAAACAATGCCTGTGTACAACCTGGTGATCAATGCCACAAACCCCGAGCCGCTGGTGGAAGGCGTGAAGTACAACTCGAGCTCTCTCACCAAGTTAAAAGTTTCTGTGACAAATGTGGATGAGCCACCTGCTTTCCGGACGCCATTTTACGAAACAGAGGTGTCTGAAGACATTCCTGTCAATACCTTGGTCATGACGGTGGAGGCCTATGATCCTGAAGGGGATTCTGTACG GTACTCCTTGGAAGGTGACGCGAGGAAATGGCTGAGAATCGATTCAGCCACTGGGCAGGTATACACTGCTTTGCCTTTGGATCGAGAAACTGAAGAAATATACCGAATAGAGGTTGTTGCATCAGAGCTAA ATAATGCAGCTCAGAAATCCAAAGCATTGTTGACTCTACACTTACGTGATGTGAATGACAACTACCCACAAATAGCTACGGATTATCCTGCTTTCTTCTGCTACCCAGTCAGCGGAGGAGAGAGAACTCTCATTCAAGCTACTGATGCTGATGAACAATTCTTTTATTCAAAATTTACTTTTTCCCTTGCGGATGACATGAATGCAAGAAATAATTGGGGAATCTCAAAATTCAATG CTACTCACGCTTACCTGTCCCTGAAACATGCTAACTTTGAAGAGAAGGTGTATGATGTTCCAATAATACTTAATGACAATGGAAAACCGCCTTTGGAAAACAAAGTGAATCTTAAAG TAAGCATCTGCAAGTGTTCCAGTGAAAATTCATGTTTTATTGACATAGACCGTCAGCACTCCTGGCCAACCGCTGGGCAGGCAATTGGGATTCTGCTTGCAGTCCTGATCATCATTG